From a region of the Salvelinus alpinus chromosome 2, SLU_Salpinus.1, whole genome shotgun sequence genome:
- the LOC139548412 gene encoding zinc finger protein ZFP2-like: protein MSSLNYSLPAEEETVWWTEKEALIKEEEEEKDVTIQKQVEGEAVTGKEEEKDVTVKEEKDEEAFRVKDEDDSVFEVKAEEGEITTSSEEEEEEAGYLGPISQTQFKASSGSKAELSHKMVLRNRAVITTAEIRDYRGSSGESQQPHDADEAEKSLSTSEHLKKHPQRSTGKITHCCSDCGKRLNSSVQLKIHQRIHTREKPYSCDQCGKSFAQSSHLTEHQRTHTGEKPYSCGQCGKSFSSGNLTIHHRTHTGEKPYSCNQCGKSFSQSSSLTVHQRIHTGEKPYSCAQCGKSFVKSSHLTEHQRTHTGEKPYSCDQCGKSFAKSSQLTLHQRTHTGEKPYSCNQCGKSFSQSSSLTVHQRIHTGEKPFSCGQCGKSFSQSGDLTVHQRIHTGEKSFICHQCGKSFSTSTYLTIHHRTHTGEKPYSCNQCGKSFSQSSSLTVHQRIHTGEKQFSCDQCGKSFSSSSYLNIHHRTHTGEKPYSCGQCGKSFSSSSYLNIHHRTHTGEKSFRFNQR from the exons atgagttcactaaattACTCTCTTCCTGCTGAAGAAGAGACGGTCTggtggacggagaaagaagctctcatcaaagaggaggaggaagagaaggatgttacaatacaaaaacaagtagagggtgaggctgttacagggaaagaagaagagaaagacgttacagtgaaagaagagaaagacgaaGAGGCGTTCAGAGTAAAAGATGAGGACGATTCAGTTTTTGAAGTGAAAGCGGAGGAGGGGGAGATTACGACCTcatcggaagaagaggaggaggaagctgGATATTTGGGCCCGATTTCCCAAACGCAATTTAAGGCATCCAGTGGTTCTAAAGCtgaacttagccataagatggttttgagaaaccgggccgtgattaccactg cagagatacgggactatcgtggatcctctggggagtctcaacaacctcatgatgctgacgaggcagagaagagtctctccacatcagaacacctcaagaaacacccgcagagatccacagggaagataactcactgctgctctgactgtgggaagagattaaACTCCTCAGTACAACTTAAAATACATCAAAGAATTCACAcaagagagaaaccttatagctgtgatcaatgtgggaagagttttgctcaaTCCAGCCATCTGActgaacaccagagaacacacacaggagagaaaccttatagctgtggtcaatgtgggaagagtttttcttctggcaatctaactatacaccatagaacacacacaggagagaaaccttatagctgtaatcaatgtgggaagagttttagtcaatctagctctctgacagtgcaccagagaatacacacaggagagaaaccatatagctgtgctcaatgtgggaagagttttgttaaatctagccatctgactgaacaccagagaacacacacaggagagaaaccttatagctgtgatcaatgtgggaagagttttgctaaaTCCAGCCagctgactttacaccagagaacacacacaggagagaaaccttatagctgtaatcaatgtgggaagagttttagtcaatctagctctctgacagtgcaccagagaatacacacaggagagaaaccatttagctgtggtcaatgtgggaagagttttagtcaatctggagatctgacagtgcaccagagaatacacacaggagagaaatcattTATCTGtcatcaatgtgggaagagtttttctacttctacctatctaactatacaccatagaacacacacaggagagaaaccttatagctgtaatcaatgtgggaagagttttagtcaatctaGCTCTCTGACAGTGcatcagagaatacacacaggagagaaacaatttagctgtgatcaatgtgggaagagtttttcttcttctagcTATCTAAAtatacaccatagaacacacacaggagagaaaccatatagctgtggtcaatgtgggaagagtttttcttcttctagcTACCTAAAtatacaccatagaacacacacaggagagaaatcttttaGGTTTAACCAGAGataa